From Amycolatopsis sp. WQ 127309:
AGATCGCCGGGTAGCCCGCCAAGTTCCACAGGCCCGTGAAGCCCGCCAAGCGCAGCGACGGCACCACGTTCGACGCCCACCTGCGCTCGTGCCAGCGGCCTGCTTTCGCCGGCCAGTGGGACAGCGTCGGCGTCATCAGGACGTCGTGGTCCGTGAAGAACTCCTCCGCCCGCGCTACCCAGCGCTGCTTCGTGCGCTCGCGGATGAAGCCCGCCTTCCGGAACAGCTGGCCCAGGCGGACGTGCGTGCGGGTCCGGCGTTGCAGGCGGGAGAAGTCGAAGTCCTGGGCCTGCTCGGCCGGGCCGGCGCACCAGCGGGCCGAGATGCCCAGGAGCGCCGACACGGGGTACTTCGGCGCGCCCGGCGCGACCGTGTGCCCGACCGCCGCAAGCAGGTCCGCCGCCTGCGAGACCGCCGCGACCAGCTCGCGGGGTACCGGCGAGTGGAGGACCGGCACCGTCGTCGACGTGCCGATGCGCACCGCGGAAGGCGTCGGCACGGTCGCCAGTGAAGGGTCCGCGGCCAGTACTGACAGCAGGACCGCCGCGTCGGCGACCGTCGTGGCCAGGGGGCCGTGTACCGACATGCCGAACCAGCCGCCTTCGGCCAGCCGGTCCGCGCCCGGTTTCAGGCCGACCAGCCCGCACATCGCCGCCGGGAGGCGGATCGAGCCCAGGCCGTCGGTGCCGTGGGCCAGCGGGACCAGGCCGGACGCCACCGCCGCCGCGCTGCCGCCGGACGAGCCGCCCGCGGCGTACGTCGGCTCCCAAGGGTTGCGGGCGATGCCGTCCGGGGTGTCGCTCATCGGCCAGAC
This genomic window contains:
- a CDS encoding amidase family protein codes for the protein MVLTAAEIAASVRAGTLDPVNVVREALDRIAATDGVVGAFRRVRVEEALAEAAEVAARPDLASLPLAGVPVAVKDVTAITGEFASHGSVAGPSTAVLEDGVIAARLRAAGAVLVGLTRVPELCVWPMSDTPDGIARNPWEPTYAAGGSSGGSAAAVASGLVPLAHGTDGLGSIRLPAAMCGLVGLKPGADRLAEGGWFGMSVHGPLATTVADAAVLLSVLAADPSLATVPTPSAVRIGTSTTVPVLHSPVPRELVAAVSQAADLLAAVGHTVAPGAPKYPVSALLGISARWCAGPAEQAQDFDFSRLQRRTRTHVRLGQLFRKAGFIRERTKQRWVARAEEFFTDHDVLMTPTLSHWPAKAGRWHERRWASNVVPSLRLAGFTGLWNLAGYPAISVPVSRASTSGLPTSVQLVARPGGESLLLGLAAQLEAANPWPRTTRA